Proteins found in one Natronococcus occultus SP4 genomic segment:
- a CDS encoding glycerate kinase type-2 family protein, with protein sequence MVTIENRDALERTDAHAVALDCIAAGIDAAHPERVVAESLSTHEDVLTVAGAEDDATEYELDRYEDVYVVGGGNAAGHLALAIEEQLGDRLTGGVVVTDDPAGTSVVEERRGDHPIPSEDGVAGARRVLEVADRAGEDDLVVACLTGGGSALLPAPSEPITLADLQSVTESLLECGASIDEINAVRKHCSSIKGGQLARQAAPATVATLVISDVVGDRLDVIASGPTAPDPTTYADALEVLERYELSVPETVSAYLAAGDRGEHPETVAPDDPLLESVRAHVLGSGRTALEAAREVATDNGYEPLVLSSRVRGEARESAITHAAIAEECAETGDPITPPAVVLSGGETTVTLAEDHGSGGPNQEFVLSGAVELESDAVVVASVDTDGIDGATDAAGAIATAADVSRTEGRRALATNDALPILESTDAIVRTGPTGTNVNDLRVLVVAED encoded by the coding sequence ATGGTCACGATCGAGAACCGCGACGCGCTCGAGCGAACGGACGCTCACGCGGTCGCGCTGGACTGTATCGCCGCCGGAATCGACGCCGCCCACCCCGAACGCGTCGTCGCGGAGTCGCTTTCGACCCACGAGGACGTCCTCACCGTCGCGGGCGCCGAGGACGACGCCACCGAGTACGAGCTCGATCGGTACGAGGACGTCTACGTCGTTGGTGGGGGCAACGCCGCGGGCCACCTCGCGCTGGCGATCGAGGAGCAGCTCGGCGATCGGCTGACCGGGGGCGTCGTCGTCACCGACGACCCCGCGGGCACGTCGGTCGTCGAGGAACGGCGGGGCGATCACCCGATTCCCAGCGAGGACGGCGTCGCGGGCGCCCGGCGCGTCCTCGAGGTCGCCGACCGGGCAGGCGAGGACGACCTCGTGGTCGCCTGTCTCACCGGGGGCGGGAGTGCCCTGCTGCCGGCGCCGTCGGAGCCGATCACGCTGGCGGACCTGCAGTCGGTCACCGAGTCGCTGCTGGAGTGTGGCGCGTCGATCGACGAGATCAACGCCGTCCGCAAACACTGCTCGTCGATCAAGGGCGGCCAGCTCGCCCGGCAGGCGGCGCCGGCGACAGTCGCAACGCTCGTCATCAGCGACGTCGTCGGCGACCGGCTCGACGTGATCGCGAGCGGGCCAACCGCGCCCGACCCCACCACGTACGCGGACGCCCTCGAGGTCCTCGAGCGCTACGAGCTCTCGGTACCCGAGACGGTCTCGGCGTACCTGGCGGCCGGCGACCGGGGCGAGCACCCCGAGACCGTCGCCCCCGACGACCCCCTGCTGGAGTCCGTCCGCGCGCACGTCCTCGGGAGCGGACGGACCGCGCTCGAGGCGGCCCGCGAGGTCGCGACCGACAACGGCTACGAGCCGCTCGTGTTGTCCTCGCGGGTCCGTGGGGAGGCACGCGAGTCGGCGATCACCCACGCCGCGATCGCCGAGGAGTGTGCCGAGACGGGCGATCCGATCACCCCGCCCGCGGTGGTGCTGTCGGGCGGGGAGACGACGGTAACTCTCGCCGAGGACCACGGCAGCGGCGGCCCGAACCAGGAGTTCGTCCTGAGTGGTGCCGTCGAACTCGAGAGCGACGCAGTGGTCGTCGCGAGCGTCGACACCGATGGCATCGACGGCGCGACCGACGCCGCCGGCGCGATCGCGACCGCGGCCGACGTCTCTCGGACGGAGGGACGGCGCGCGCTCGCGACAAACGACGCCCTGCCGATCCTCGAGTCGACCGACGCGATCGTTCGAACCGGGCCGACGGGGACGAACGTCAACGACCTCCGCGTCCTCGTCGTTGCCGAAGACTGA
- a CDS encoding FAD-binding and (Fe-S)-binding domain-containing protein translates to MAVEKPHGGFANYEEFRDGLDHEYDDVEEYVDLAADLRSVVSGEVRFDEYAQVLYATDGSIYKAKPAGVVLPRNADDVQNAVRVAAEHDVPIMARGAGSSLGGQAVGPGCVVLDMTTYMDDILEIDPDRQRARVQPGVVQDHFDEAAREYGLKFAPDPASSNRATIGGGIGNNSTGAHSVRYGISDAYTEELDVVLADGSLIHTREVVLDSPEWEEIVSKTDREAEIYETVRAIVEENAEEIEERYPDLKRNVSGYNLNKVVYENEDGEDVINLSKLFVGAESTLGVIVEAEISLVTLPEETALVLYCFDDLIETLEAVPEALEFDPSAVELMDSEVFRLARESEQFAQYEEPIPDGTEATLMLEYDSELHDDFEEAIGRTNEHFVENGDAFDALEAYTEEDQADLWKLRKAAIPLLMSLEGDPKPYPFIEDATVPPEELAEYVEKFMDVLEDHDTSAAYFAHAGSGTLHIRPILNLKDDSGIQTMQSITDAVTDLVLEHEGSFSGEHGDGLARTAFNPKMYGEDLWQAFKDVKSVFDPDWRMNPGKVVYTDEEPTDMRENLRYGHAYASIEPQTKLDFSEEGGFSHLVELCNGCGTCRQTDDVMCPTYRGMKDEIATTRGRANMLRSAISGDLPEEEMYSERFQKEVLDLCVGCKGCKSDCPTGVDLAKLKAETKHQYHEREGIGLRSRLFGNIDTLSKVGSTLAPLSNLGPKLPGSRRVMEKIAGIAADRELPSFQQESFQEWFAKRGPRVDPDAADRKVVLFPDTYTNYSYSRPGKAAVRVLESAGVHVTVPEDVGPSGRAAFSVGMLDDAEERAVANIERFAEYVDQGYEIVSLEPSDAVMFQDEYLDLAPSATAEKVAGHSYGISEYMDVYRLVEDLPLGETDETLAYHGHCHQKATGKDHHAVGVLRRAGYAVDPLDTTCCGMAGSFGYEAEHYDLSKSIGERLFEKIDESEGSPVAPGASCRSQIGDRDEPTEKPPHPIEKVNDLLPAQ, encoded by the coding sequence ATGGCTGTTGAAAAGCCACACGGTGGCTTCGCTAACTACGAGGAGTTTCGTGACGGACTCGATCACGAGTACGACGACGTCGAGGAGTACGTCGATCTCGCTGCGGATCTGCGATCGGTCGTCTCGGGCGAGGTGCGCTTCGACGAGTACGCACAGGTCCTGTACGCGACCGACGGCAGTATCTACAAGGCCAAACCGGCCGGCGTCGTGTTGCCCCGTAACGCCGACGACGTGCAAAACGCCGTGCGCGTCGCCGCCGAACACGACGTGCCGATTATGGCCCGCGGCGCCGGCTCGTCGCTGGGCGGGCAGGCTGTCGGCCCCGGCTGTGTCGTGCTCGATATGACGACCTACATGGACGACATCCTGGAAATCGACCCCGATCGTCAGCGAGCGCGGGTCCAGCCCGGCGTCGTCCAGGACCACTTCGACGAGGCGGCCCGGGAGTACGGACTCAAGTTCGCGCCCGACCCCGCCTCGTCGAACCGTGCGACGATCGGCGGCGGTATCGGGAACAACTCGACGGGCGCCCACTCGGTCCGCTACGGGATCTCCGACGCCTACACCGAGGAGCTAGACGTCGTGCTCGCGGACGGCTCGCTGATCCACACTCGCGAGGTCGTCCTCGACTCCCCCGAGTGGGAGGAGATCGTCTCGAAGACCGACCGGGAGGCCGAGATCTACGAGACCGTGCGCGCGATCGTCGAGGAAAACGCCGAGGAGATCGAAGAGCGCTACCCCGACCTCAAGCGCAACGTCTCGGGGTACAACCTCAACAAGGTCGTCTACGAGAACGAGGACGGCGAGGACGTCATCAACCTCTCGAAGCTGTTCGTCGGCGCCGAGTCGACGCTGGGCGTGATCGTCGAGGCCGAGATCAGCCTCGTCACCCTCCCCGAGGAGACCGCGCTCGTCCTCTACTGTTTCGACGACCTCATCGAGACCCTCGAAGCCGTCCCCGAGGCCCTGGAGTTCGATCCCAGCGCCGTCGAGCTGATGGACAGCGAGGTGTTCCGGCTCGCTCGCGAATCCGAGCAGTTCGCCCAGTACGAGGAGCCGATCCCCGACGGCACCGAGGCGACGCTGATGCTCGAGTACGACTCGGAGCTCCACGACGACTTCGAGGAGGCTATCGGCCGGACCAACGAGCACTTCGTCGAGAACGGCGACGCCTTCGACGCCCTGGAAGCCTACACCGAGGAGGATCAGGCCGACCTCTGGAAGCTCCGGAAGGCCGCGATCCCGCTGCTGATGAGCCTCGAAGGCGACCCGAAGCCGTATCCGTTCATCGAGGACGCGACGGTCCCCCCCGAGGAGCTCGCCGAGTACGTCGAGAAGTTCATGGACGTCCTCGAGGACCACGACACCTCCGCCGCCTACTTCGCCCACGCGGGCAGCGGAACCCTCCACATCCGGCCGATCCTCAACCTGAAAGACGACTCGGGGATCCAGACGATGCAGTCGATCACCGACGCGGTCACCGACCTCGTCCTCGAACACGAGGGGTCGTTCTCCGGGGAACACGGCGACGGGCTCGCCCGCACCGCCTTCAACCCGAAGATGTACGGGGAGGATCTCTGGCAGGCGTTCAAGGACGTCAAGTCCGTGTTCGACCCCGATTGGCGGATGAACCCCGGGAAGGTCGTCTACACCGACGAGGAGCCGACGGACATGCGCGAGAACCTCCGGTATGGGCACGCCTACGCCTCGATCGAGCCCCAGACGAAACTCGACTTCTCCGAGGAGGGTGGCTTCTCCCACCTCGTGGAGCTATGTAACGGCTGTGGGACCTGTCGCCAGACCGACGACGTGATGTGTCCGACCTACCGCGGGATGAAAGACGAGATCGCGACGACCCGCGGCCGGGCGAACATGCTCCGGTCGGCGATCTCGGGCGATCTCCCCGAGGAGGAGATGTACTCCGAACGGTTCCAGAAGGAGGTGCTCGATCTCTGCGTCGGCTGCAAGGGCTGCAAGAGCGACTGTCCGACCGGGGTCGACCTGGCGAAGCTCAAGGCCGAGACGAAACACCAGTACCACGAACGGGAGGGCATCGGCCTGCGCTCGCGGCTGTTCGGCAACATCGACACCCTCTCGAAGGTCGGAAGCACGCTCGCGCCCCTCTCGAATCTGGGCCCGAAGCTTCCCGGAAGCCGACGCGTGATGGAGAAGATCGCGGGCATCGCTGCCGACCGGGAGCTTCCCAGCTTCCAGCAGGAGTCCTTCCAGGAGTGGTTCGCGAAGCGCGGCCCACGGGTCGATCCCGACGCGGCCGACCGGAAGGTCGTCCTGTTCCCCGACACGTACACCAACTACAGCTACTCCCGTCCCGGAAAGGCCGCCGTTCGCGTCCTCGAGTCCGCGGGCGTCCACGTCACCGTCCCCGAGGATGTCGGGCCGAGCGGTCGCGCGGCCTTCTCGGTCGGAATGCTCGACGACGCCGAGGAGCGGGCCGTGGCCAACATCGAACGGTTCGCGGAGTACGTCGACCAGGGGTACGAGATCGTCTCGCTCGAGCCCTCGGACGCAGTGATGTTCCAGGACGAGTATCTCGACCTGGCGCCCTCCGCGACCGCCGAGAAGGTCGCCGGCCACTCCTACGGGATCAGCGAGTACATGGACGTCTACCGGCTCGTCGAGGACCTCCCGCTCGGGGAAACCGACGAGACGCTTGCATACCACGGCCACTGCCACCAGAAGGCGACCGGCAAGGACCACCACGCCGTCGGCGTCCTCCGGCGTGCAGGGTACGCCGTCGATCCGCTCGACACCACCTGCTGTGGGATGGCTGGCTCCTTCGGCTACGAGGCCGAACACTACGATCTCTCGAAGTCGATCGGCGAACGCCTCTTCGAGAAGATCGACGAGAGCGAGGGGAGCCCGGTCGCACCCGGGGCCTCCTGTCGGAGCCAGATCGGTGACCGCGACGAACCGACCGAGAAACCACCCCATCCGATCGAGAAGGTGAACGACCTTCTCCCCGCACAGTAA
- a CDS encoding L-lactate permease → MVMDIVVAALPLAIVAVLLIGFLWPATRAMPIAWIAALGVGYVWWNNPPDYLAGSSFVGVMTALEILWIVFGALVLLYTLMQAGAFDRINKGFTAVSDDRRVQIVLIAFFLATFIEGAAGFGTPAAVVAPLMLALGFPALAAVIAALIGHIIAVTYGAVGTPIIVGIQDPLMIYEEQIVNDGGMSVVEYSHEVAAWAATYHALTGFLMPLFAVGMIVYFFSPPGERSLKPALSVWPLCLFAGFAFAIPYWAAAWFLTAEFPALIGAMVGGAITVGLLRRGYLLPDDEWDFPPREQWADHWVGAIEPGDDGTDEAVPNGGEQMSLLKAWSPYIVLIVLLVVTRVIDPISETITDAGLGTEFAVAGVGEFTIGVVIQWSEMFGYDLSAGIEWINAPGFWLLLSAIIAIGIFGMSGQQVKAAWAEAAKKLVSPFIALIFVIAMVQVMIQSGGAPGAPEAGSMIEILAIATADATGPLYPALAALIGALAAAMVGSNTVSNITFGGFQFTAAHELDLPSQIVVGTQAVGGAIGNLVAIHNIVAALATVGLVGQEGRVMRLNLIPLFYYALVVGVWALLFVYVMPDVLPSVFDVY, encoded by the coding sequence ATGGTGATGGACATCGTCGTCGCGGCGTTACCGCTCGCGATCGTCGCGGTGTTGCTCATCGGGTTCCTGTGGCCGGCGACGCGGGCGATGCCGATCGCGTGGATCGCCGCGCTCGGCGTCGGCTACGTCTGGTGGAACAACCCGCCGGATTACCTGGCGGGATCGTCGTTCGTCGGGGTGATGACCGCCCTCGAGATCCTGTGGATCGTCTTCGGGGCGCTAGTTCTGCTGTACACGCTGATGCAGGCCGGCGCGTTCGACCGGATCAACAAGGGATTCACCGCCGTCTCCGACGACCGGCGAGTGCAGATCGTGCTGATCGCGTTCTTCCTCGCGACGTTCATCGAAGGCGCCGCAGGGTTCGGGACCCCAGCAGCGGTCGTCGCACCGCTGATGCTGGCGCTCGGCTTCCCGGCGCTGGCGGCCGTCATCGCGGCGCTGATCGGCCACATCATCGCCGTCACCTACGGGGCAGTGGGGACGCCGATCATCGTCGGGATCCAGGACCCGCTGATGATCTACGAGGAGCAGATCGTCAACGACGGGGGGATGAGCGTCGTCGAGTACTCCCACGAGGTCGCGGCCTGGGCGGCGACCTACCACGCGCTGACGGGCTTTCTGATGCCGCTGTTTGCGGTCGGGATGATCGTCTACTTCTTCAGTCCGCCCGGCGAGCGGTCGCTCAAGCCGGCGCTTAGCGTCTGGCCGCTCTGTCTGTTTGCCGGGTTCGCCTTCGCGATTCCCTACTGGGCCGCCGCCTGGTTCCTCACCGCGGAGTTCCCGGCGCTGATCGGGGCGATGGTCGGCGGGGCGATCACCGTCGGACTGCTCCGACGTGGCTACCTCCTGCCGGATGACGAGTGGGACTTCCCGCCGCGCGAGCAGTGGGCCGACCACTGGGTCGGCGCGATCGAACCCGGTGACGACGGCACCGACGAAGCCGTTCCGAACGGTGGCGAGCAGATGTCGCTGCTGAAGGCGTGGTCGCCGTACATCGTGCTCATCGTCCTGCTGGTCGTCACTCGCGTGATCGATCCGATCTCCGAGACGATCACCGATGCGGGTCTCGGAACCGAGTTCGCCGTCGCCGGCGTCGGCGAGTTCACGATCGGCGTGGTGATCCAGTGGTCCGAGATGTTCGGCTACGATCTCTCCGCCGGGATCGAGTGGATAAACGCGCCTGGCTTCTGGCTGTTGCTCAGTGCGATCATCGCGATCGGCATCTTCGGGATGTCGGGCCAGCAGGTGAAAGCTGCCTGGGCCGAAGCGGCCAAGAAGCTGGTCTCGCCGTTTATCGCGCTGATCTTCGTGATCGCGATGGTGCAGGTGATGATCCAGTCCGGCGGCGCACCCGGCGCACCCGAAGCGGGAAGTATGATCGAGATCCTCGCGATCGCAACCGCGGACGCCACCGGGCCGCTGTATCCGGCGCTGGCGGCGCTTATCGGCGCGCTCGCTGCGGCGATGGTCGGCTCGAACACGGTGTCGAACATCACCTTCGGCGGTTTCCAGTTCACGGCCGCACACGAGCTCGACCTGCCCAGCCAGATCGTCGTCGGAACGCAGGCTGTCGGCGGTGCCATCGGTAACCTCGTCGCGATCCACAACATCGTTGCGGCGCTGGCAACCGTGGGTCTCGTCGGCCAGGAGGGTCGAGTCATGCGGCTGAACCTGATCCCCCTGTTCTACTACGCCCTCGTCGTCGGCGTCTGGGCGCTGCTTTTCGTCTACGTCATGCCCGACGTCCTCCCGTCAGTGTTCGACGTCTACTGA
- a CDS encoding histidine kinase N-terminal 7TM domain-containing protein, giving the protein MRRDGRSPTLLAFAAMAVAIAIWTGFSALKLLSTDPTVQYRSYLLLHAGSAAVGPLLLLFALAYTDRIRWLTPRVVGGVFVVPVAFLALLVTNPADVAIIDTRVVDANGLVVWRADRGPAHVALSFVYAALMAVLTLAVVFDELRRTNRSYYPQAILLTIAVVAPIAASFLTAAGVPPFGREDVNLVPATAGLSVAALGVATFRYRLLELPPIAYTTAMRDSPDGVLVVDADERVVHANESVGRLLGASSGAVGEAVDTVLPETSDETNAERTIEVAAAGGTRVLDLRSQPLRWQDATVGRVIVLRDVTARKRYERSLELRAEQGELLNRLVRHDIRNEMGLVLGLLRRIEPELETLREDDPETAGRLLAHTDRIKGNCEHVVELTETVGELLRTLDRREREPRPIALVPVLESEVAAAVAAFGHATVELEDDLPDVTVRADGMLSSLLYNLVANAVVHNDDPQPTVTVGVDVSDERVTVSVADDGPGFPDQPRRLLTGQTPLAEYEGAGYGLYIVRSLADGYGAELSVAENAPTGSIVTVGLERADAARETEQSAVAAVDPEEFHGTNTTDRGSSDGRVERVSR; this is encoded by the coding sequence ATGCGACGCGACGGTCGATCGCCGACCCTGCTCGCGTTCGCCGCGATGGCCGTCGCGATCGCGATCTGGACCGGGTTTTCGGCGCTCAAGCTCCTCAGCACCGATCCGACGGTGCAGTACCGGAGCTACCTGTTGCTCCACGCCGGCAGCGCCGCCGTCGGCCCGCTTCTCCTGCTGTTCGCGCTCGCCTACACTGACCGGATCCGCTGGCTCACTCCACGGGTCGTCGGCGGCGTGTTCGTCGTTCCGGTCGCGTTTCTCGCGCTCCTGGTGACGAACCCCGCCGACGTGGCGATCATCGACACGCGGGTCGTCGACGCCAACGGGCTCGTCGTCTGGCGGGCGGACCGCGGTCCCGCACACGTCGCGTTGAGTTTCGTCTACGCCGCCCTCATGGCCGTTCTCACGCTCGCCGTCGTCTTCGACGAGTTGCGCCGAACGAACCGAAGCTACTACCCGCAGGCGATCCTGCTGACGATCGCCGTCGTCGCTCCGATCGCCGCGAGTTTCCTCACCGCCGCGGGCGTTCCACCGTTCGGCCGCGAGGACGTCAACCTCGTACCGGCGACGGCAGGACTGTCGGTCGCCGCGCTCGGCGTCGCGACGTTCCGGTACCGGCTGCTGGAGCTGCCCCCGATCGCGTACACGACCGCGATGCGGGACTCGCCCGACGGCGTCCTCGTGGTCGACGCCGACGAACGGGTCGTCCACGCGAACGAGAGCGTTGGTCGGCTGCTAGGGGCGTCCTCGGGGGCCGTCGGCGAGGCGGTCGACACCGTGCTTCCGGAGACGAGCGACGAAACGAACGCCGAACGGACGATCGAGGTCGCGGCGGCCGGGGGCACCCGGGTTCTCGATCTGCGGTCGCAGCCGCTTCGCTGGCAGGACGCGACTGTCGGGCGGGTGATCGTCCTCCGTGACGTCACCGCCCGAAAGCGCTACGAACGCTCCCTCGAGTTGCGAGCCGAACAGGGGGAGCTGCTGAACCGGCTGGTTCGACACGACATCAGAAACGAGATGGGGCTTGTGTTGGGACTCCTGCGTCGAATCGAGCCCGAACTCGAGACGCTCCGCGAGGACGACCCCGAAACGGCGGGTCGGCTTCTGGCCCACACGGACCGGATCAAGGGGAACTGCGAGCACGTCGTCGAGCTCACCGAGACGGTCGGTGAGCTGTTGCGGACGCTCGACCGACGCGAGCGCGAACCGCGGCCGATCGCGCTCGTGCCCGTCCTCGAGAGCGAGGTCGCCGCCGCCGTGGCCGCCTTCGGTCACGCGACCGTCGAGCTCGAGGACGACCTCCCGGACGTGACGGTGCGGGCCGACGGGATGCTCTCGTCGCTGCTCTACAATCTGGTCGCCAACGCCGTTGTCCACAACGACGACCCCCAGCCGACGGTAACGGTTGGAGTCGACGTCTCCGACGAGCGAGTGACCGTCTCGGTCGCCGACGACGGTCCCGGCTTCCCCGACCAGCCGCGGCGGCTGCTGACCGGGCAGACTCCCCTCGCGGAGTACGAGGGCGCGGGGTACGGCCTCTACATCGTTCGGTCGCTGGCCGACGGGTACGGCGCGGAGCTGTCGGTTGCGGAGAACGCGCCGACCGGATCGATCGTCACGGTCGGGCTGGAGCGCGCCGACGCCGCCCGCGAGACGGAGCAGTCAGCCGTGGCTGCGGTCGATCCCGAAGAGTTTCACGGGACGAACACGACCGACCGCGGCTCGAGCGACGGGCGGGTAGAACGGGTGAGTCGATGA
- a CDS encoding bacterio-opsin activator domain-containing protein has product MTDRTIDARVAATLEEIDVLLVDDNERWATFMAEELERREPSLRVESVCSANEALAVFAESSIDCLVVDYRLPETNGIELVVRLRDERPQLPIVLVTGEGSETVATRAIDAGVTDYLPKDPTVDQAPILAGKIHNAVERRALRRAIEDSEQRYRSVIEQSRDAIVIVRDGRLLFCNRRFAEFAGSTATALVGTAFVDRFVHEADRRRFREIDTDVLADGIHYVRLVTDGRVAHCEYTGRTIAYDEEPATMLSIRDVTEKRLREVRHLRERNINRRVQRALVTAERRVELERAVVAALAQQEYELVWIGAAADGELRPQAVAGDQRYVDAVDRSLDGTEHECEPSVWAARTGTIQAIADFEALFPAAWRELALECGLRTGIALPVGYEDVTHGVLAAYRGEPESIDNAERELLEELAATVGYAITHLGARRALTAGRGVEARIELREGTHYLSEIVAGDADDSTLEPVVRGTHAGEDNGVVQYVTLQGGSAERFRDAASAHSTVRGVVPIDSHGSEAFRLTVDGPTPESTLAPFNALVRSTSIAADRSVMRIELPSRGNLSALVDSLADRYGRVSVLSCVEREWTPEESHYSFDAGVLTEKQAIALEAAYRHGYFEQPRRSSATEIATALGVSHSTYLQHLHAAQQKVFTAFYE; this is encoded by the coding sequence ATGACCGACCGCACGATCGACGCTCGGGTGGCAGCGACACTCGAGGAGATCGACGTCCTACTCGTCGACGACAACGAGCGGTGGGCGACGTTCATGGCCGAAGAACTAGAGCGACGGGAGCCGTCGCTTCGGGTCGAGTCGGTCTGCAGCGCGAACGAGGCGCTGGCGGTCTTTGCCGAGTCGTCGATCGACTGTCTCGTCGTCGACTACCGGCTGCCCGAGACGAACGGGATCGAACTGGTAGTGCGACTCCGCGACGAACGGCCGCAGCTGCCGATCGTCCTCGTGACCGGCGAGGGCAGCGAGACGGTCGCAACCCGGGCGATCGACGCCGGCGTGACCGACTACCTCCCGAAGGATCCGACGGTCGATCAGGCACCGATCCTGGCCGGCAAGATCCACAACGCCGTCGAGCGCCGCGCGCTCCGGCGGGCGATCGAGGACAGCGAGCAACGGTACCGATCCGTGATCGAACAGAGCCGCGACGCGATCGTCATCGTCCGCGACGGTCGGCTGCTGTTCTGTAACCGACGGTTCGCCGAGTTCGCCGGCTCGACGGCCACGGCGCTCGTCGGCACCGCGTTCGTCGATCGGTTCGTCCACGAGGCCGACCGAAGGCGGTTCCGCGAGATCGATACGGACGTCCTCGCGGACGGCATCCACTACGTTCGACTGGTGACCGACGGCCGGGTGGCTCACTGCGAGTACACGGGTCGAACGATCGCGTACGACGAGGAGCCGGCGACGATGCTGTCGATCAGGGACGTCACCGAGAAACGACTGCGGGAAGTGCGGCACCTGCGGGAACGGAACATCAACCGACGAGTCCAGCGAGCGCTCGTGACCGCGGAGCGTCGAGTGGAACTCGAGCGAGCTGTCGTCGCCGCGCTCGCCCAACAAGAGTACGAGCTCGTCTGGATCGGCGCAGCTGCTGACGGGGAGCTTCGCCCGCAGGCCGTCGCGGGCGATCAGCGCTACGTCGACGCCGTCGACCGCTCGCTCGACGGGACGGAACACGAATGCGAACCGAGCGTCTGGGCGGCACGGACCGGAACGATCCAGGCGATCGCGGATTTCGAGGCGCTGTTCCCGGCCGCGTGGCGGGAGCTGGCGCTCGAGTGTGGGCTCCGAACCGGGATCGCACTCCCGGTCGGGTACGAGGACGTCACCCACGGCGTCCTCGCGGCCTACCGCGGGGAGCCCGAGTCGATCGACAACGCCGAACGTGAACTCCTCGAGGAGCTCGCGGCGACCGTCGGCTACGCGATCACCCATCTGGGCGCCAGGAGGGCGCTCACCGCCGGTCGCGGCGTCGAGGCACGGATCGAACTCCGGGAAGGGACACACTACCTGAGCGAGATCGTCGCGGGCGACGCCGACGACTCGACGCTGGAACCGGTCGTCCGCGGGACCCACGCCGGCGAGGACAACGGGGTCGTCCAGTACGTGACACTGCAGGGCGGAAGCGCCGAGCGGTTCCGCGACGCAGCGAGCGCCCACTCGACGGTCCGCGGCGTCGTTCCGATCGACTCCCACGGGAGTGAGGCGTTTCGACTCACCGTCGACGGACCGACCCCGGAGTCGACCCTCGCACCGTTCAACGCGCTCGTCCGATCAACCAGCATCGCCGCCGATCGATCGGTGATGCGGATCGAACTCCCCTCCAGGGGGAACCTCAGCGCGCTGGTCGATTCGCTCGCGGATCGGTACGGTCGCGTGTCGGTGCTGTCCTGTGTCGAGCGGGAGTGGACGCCCGAGGAGAGCCACTACTCCTTCGACGCGGGCGTGCTGACCGAAAAGCAGGCGATCGCGCTCGAGGCAGCCTATCGTCACGGATACTTCGAACAGCCCCGACGTTCGTCCGCGACCGAAATCGCGACCGCGCTGGGTGTCTCGCACTCGACGTACCTCCAGCACCTCCATGCGGCCCAGCAGAAGGTGTTCACGGCGTTCTACGAGTAG
- a CDS encoding DedA family protein: MALDTTLVELVLTIGPPVLVLLYFLEGLWIGKLLHPSVLLILYIVVTEPGLVVTTVVSALCVGSATAGQWVLYEGFRGEHEDGSRITRVVPYVDRIPTLVRRRLGRKRMSFINRQFDRYGGKAICVSNATPGLRGLMTVVAGLSGYSQRRFVLLSAIGNAIYMVLLVAVANGLLEAVGFLPEYDILGL; the protein is encoded by the coding sequence ATGGCTCTCGATACGACGTTGGTCGAGTTGGTGCTTACGATCGGCCCGCCGGTGCTCGTGCTGTTGTACTTCCTCGAGGGGCTCTGGATCGGGAAGCTCCTCCACCCGTCCGTCCTCCTGATTCTGTACATCGTCGTTACGGAGCCCGGACTGGTGGTGACGACCGTGGTTTCTGCCCTCTGTGTCGGTTCTGCGACGGCGGGACAGTGGGTGCTGTACGAGGGCTTCAGAGGTGAACACGAGGACGGAAGTCGGATCACTCGCGTCGTTCCATACGTCGATCGAATCCCGACCCTCGTCAGACGTCGTCTCGGTCGCAAGCGGATGTCGTTCATCAACCGCCAGTTCGACCGGTACGGCGGGAAGGCGATCTGTGTCTCGAACGCGACGCCCGGACTCCGAGGACTGATGACGGTCGTTGCCGGATTGAGCGGTTACTCGCAGCGCCGATTCGTCCTCCTCTCGGCGATCGGGAACGCGATCTACATGGTACTTCTCGTCGCGGTCGCGAACGGCCTTTTGGAGGCCGTTGGCTTTCTCCCGGAGTACGATATTCTAGGGCTCTGA